Proteins from a genomic interval of Arachis hypogaea cultivar Tifrunner chromosome 10, arahy.Tifrunner.gnm2.J5K5, whole genome shotgun sequence:
- the LOC112714306 gene encoding large ribosomal subunit protein eL20, with protein MVTFRFHQYQVVGRALPTESDQHPKIYRMKLWATNEVRAKSKFWYFLRKLKKVKKSNGQVLAINEIFEKNPTKINNYGIWLRYQSRTGYHNMYKEYRDTTLNGAVEAMYNEMASRHRVRFPCIQIIKTATIPAKLCKRESTKQFHNSKIKFPLVFKKVRPPTRKLKTTYKAKKPNLFM; from the exons ATGGTTACCTTCAGG TTCCACCAATACCAGGTTGTCGGGAGGGCTCTCCCTACTGAGTCAGATCAGCACCCTAAGATTTACCGCATGAAGCTCTGGGCTACCAATGAGGTTCGCGCAAAGTCCAAGTTCTG GTATTTTCTGAGGAAGCTGAAGAAAGTTAAGAAGAGCAATGGTCAGGTCCTTGCTATCAATGAG ATTTTTGAGAAGAACCCAACCAAGATCAACAACTATGGTATCTGGTTGCGCTATCAGAGTCGGACAGGGTACCACAACATGTATAAGGAGTATCGTGACACCACTCTAAATGGTGCTGTTGAGGCGATGTACAATGAGATGGCTTCTCGCCACAGGGTTAGGTTCCCCTGCATTCAAATTATCAAGACTGCCACCATTCCAGCCAAGCTTTGCAAGAGGGAGAGCACCAAACAATTCCACAACTCCAAGATTAAGTTCCCATTGGTCTTCAAGAAGGTTAGGCCACCAACAAGGAAGCTAAAGACCACGTACAAGGCCAAGAAGCCTAACTTGTTTATGTAA